One segment of Dromaius novaehollandiae isolate bDroNov1 chromosome Z, bDroNov1.hap1, whole genome shotgun sequence DNA contains the following:
- the ATG12 gene encoding ubiquitin-like protein ATG12 — MAEAGELLPVSPQSEGRREGGEDTQEGGAAAGTADPAPPSAGSPGTEEPAGDTKKKIDVLLKAVGDTPIMKTKKWAVERTRTIQGLVDFIKKFLKLMASEQLFIYVNQSFAPSPDQEVGTLYECFGSDGKLVLHYCKTQAWG; from the exons ATGGCGGAAgcgggggagctgctgcctgtctCGCCTCAGAGCGAGGGCCGCAGGGAGGGCGGAGAGGACACCCAGGAGGGCGGAGCCGCAGCAGGGACTGCCGACCCGGCTCCCCCCTCGGCTGGCTCGCCGGGCACCGAAGAACCTGCCGGCGacactaaaaagaaaa TCGACGTGCTGCTGAAGGCGGTGGGGGACACCCCCATCATGAAGACCAAGAAGTGGGCGGTGGAGCGCACCCGCACCATCCAGGGCCTCGTCGACTTCATCAAGAAGTTCCTCAAGCTGATGGCCTCCGAGCAGCTG ttcATATATGTGAATCAGTCTTTTGCTCCATCCCCAGACCAGGAAGTTGGGACCCTCTATGAG TGTTTTGGAAGTGATGGCAAGCTGGTACTACATTATTGCAAAACCCAGGCATGGGGATGA
- the CDO1 gene encoding cysteine dioxygenase type 1, translating into MEAPVQTETWKARSLAELVRILHRLFSEDKVSVEEVQALMESYESSPEEWLQYAKFDQYRYTRNLVDSGNGKFNLMILCWGEGHGSSIHDHTDSHCFMKILQGNLKETLFEWPEKKGNGEMSKKSERVLRENQCAYINDSIGLHRVENISHTESAVSLHLYSPPFDSCNTFDQRTGHKHKVKMTFYSKFGERTLCATAVPQENN; encoded by the exons atGGAGGCGCCGGTGCAGACGGAGACGTGGAAGGCGCGGAGCCTGGCGGAGCTGGTCCGCATCCTGCACCGGCTCTTCTCCGAGGACAAGGTCAGCGTGGAGGAGGTGCAGGCGCTCATGGAGTCCTACGAGAGCAGCCCCGAGGAGTGGCTGCAGTACGCCAAGTTTGACCAGTACAG GTATACAAGAAATCTTGTGGACAGTGGAAATGGAAAGTTCAACTTGATGATCTTGTGCTGGGGTGAAGGGCATGGCAG CAGTATCCATGATCACACTGACTCACACTGCTTTATGAAGATCCTTCAGGGAAATCTAAAGGAAACCCTGTTTGAATGgcctgagaaaaaaggaaatggcGAAATGAGTAAGAAATCAGAACGTGTTCTGAGAGAAAATCAATGTGCCTATATTAATG ACTCCATTGGCTTGCACCGTGTGGAGAACATAAGCCACACAGAGTCTGCTGTTAGCCTGCATTTGTACAGCCCACCCTTCGACAGCTGCAACACCTTTGATCAAAGGACTGGACACAAGCACAAAGTCAAAATGACATTCTATAGCAAGTTCGGCGAAAGGACTCTATGT GCAACAGCAGTGCCACAAGAGAACAACTGA